Proteins encoded in a region of the Vicinamibacteria bacterium genome:
- a CDS encoding tetratricopeptide repeat protein translates to MADTWDAVRRERWLAVGCLALGLNSAYLAARSDPTLFYFSNIVLHVVLGLAVTAALVPLLRSRFSVLGPLLKAAALCLGAAVALGVFLMIFGATRPYRWALYAHIGSAGLAALLTLAHVLGRAAGSPRALDANQAMVAGACLALVAAPFARLHSDRDPQPLRPIINPALPPLSMEGEGAGTGSPFFPSSAETNTKGIIPANFFMTSKTCGRCHQDIYDQWNSSAHHFSSFNNQWYRKSIEYMQDVTGTTPSKWCAGCHDHAVFFNGRFDRPIRSQIDTAEAQNGLGCTSCHSIVHVKSTMGQGDFTIEYPPLHDLAVSENPVLAWGHDYLLKLDPRPHRQTFLKSFHTRQTPEFCSSCHKVHLDVPVNAYRWFRGFNEYDNWQASGISGEGARSFYYPARPQKCADCHMPLVASHDPAAREGQVHSHRFPAANTALPFVNRDQDQLKVTQDFLRDKQITVDVFGLVAGTGPEKGEERSVAGGEPRLASTFAVGEESLNAGAPRAVLAAPAPVIAPLDKVDPALRRGDSARVEVVVRTRKVGHFFPGGTVDAPDVWVELEAVDSNGKTIFHSGLMEEGGPVEPGAHFYRSLLLDEHGHPINKRNAWMARSVAYVRLIPPGAADTVHYRLRIPDDCGDRVTLKARVNYRKFSWWNTHWSFAGVRDPAQPAFSLTPSHDDGRWLFTGDTAQVSGQIKAIPDIPITVMASAEASLRILPRNAPPPAMKPLLDRSVRERWNDYGIGLLLQGDIKGAEAAFLGVTEMEPEYADGWVNVGRARVQEGNMAGAEEILRKALAVDPGLAKTHFFLGTVLKALGRYDEALGHLQAAGAQYPRDRVVRNQSGRVLFLKRRYGEAIAEFQKVLAIDPEDLQAHYNLMLCYQGLGDATMAKKEEALYQRFKADESAQFITGPYRQLHPEDNNERQQIHEHGSAAPRPAPSSYPLRPPSRTADAARGGK, encoded by the coding sequence ATGGCGGACACCTGGGACGCCGTGCGACGCGAGCGGTGGCTGGCCGTGGGCTGCCTCGCCCTGGGCCTGAACAGTGCCTATCTGGCCGCGCGCAGCGACCCCACGCTCTTCTATTTCAGCAACATCGTGCTTCACGTGGTCCTCGGCCTCGCGGTCACGGCCGCGCTCGTGCCGCTCCTCCGGAGCCGCTTTTCGGTCCTCGGTCCGCTCCTGAAGGCGGCCGCCCTCTGCCTGGGAGCCGCCGTCGCGCTCGGCGTGTTCTTGATGATCTTCGGAGCCACCCGGCCGTACCGCTGGGCGCTCTATGCCCATATCGGCAGCGCGGGTCTGGCCGCGCTTCTCACGCTCGCGCACGTGCTGGGGCGGGCGGCGGGCAGCCCCCGGGCCCTCGACGCGAACCAGGCCATGGTCGCCGGCGCCTGCCTGGCCCTGGTGGCGGCTCCTTTCGCCCGCCTCCATTCCGACCGTGATCCTCAGCCCCTCCGCCCCATCATCAACCCCGCCCTGCCGCCTCTTTCCATGGAGGGGGAGGGCGCGGGAACGGGGAGCCCGTTCTTCCCCTCTTCGGCGGAGACCAACACCAAGGGCATCATCCCTGCCAACTTCTTCATGACCAGCAAGACCTGCGGCCGCTGCCACCAGGACATCTACGACCAGTGGAACTCCTCCGCCCACCATTTCTCTTCCTTCAACAACCAGTGGTACCGGAAGTCCATCGAGTACATGCAGGACGTAACCGGCACCACGCCCTCGAAATGGTGCGCGGGCTGCCATGACCATGCCGTCTTCTTCAACGGCCGCTTCGACCGGCCCATCCGGTCCCAGATCGACACCGCTGAGGCGCAAAACGGCCTTGGCTGCACGTCTTGCCACTCCATCGTGCACGTCAAGAGCACGATGGGCCAGGGCGACTTCACGATCGAGTACCCGCCCCTGCACGACCTCGCGGTGAGCGAGAACCCGGTTCTGGCCTGGGGCCACGACTACCTGCTCAAGCTCGATCCCCGGCCGCACCGGCAGACCTTCTTGAAGAGCTTCCACACCCGCCAGACGCCGGAGTTCTGCTCCTCCTGCCACAAGGTGCACCTGGACGTTCCCGTGAACGCCTACCGCTGGTTCCGGGGCTTCAACGAGTACGACAATTGGCAGGCTTCCGGGATCTCCGGGGAGGGGGCGCGGTCGTTCTACTATCCGGCCCGGCCCCAGAAGTGCGCGGACTGCCACATGCCCCTCGTGGCCAGCCACGACCCCGCCGCCCGCGAGGGGCAGGTACACTCCCACCGTTTCCCCGCCGCCAACACCGCCCTGCCCTTCGTAAACCGAGACCAGGACCAGCTCAAGGTCACCCAGGACTTCCTGCGCGACAAACAGATCACGGTCGATGTCTTCGGTCTGGTGGCGGGGACGGGGCCGGAGAAGGGGGAGGAGCGGAGCGTGGCCGGGGGGGAGCCGCGCCTGGCCAGCACCTTCGCGGTGGGGGAGGAGTCCCTGAACGCGGGCGCTCCCCGCGCGGTTCTGGCCGCGCCCGCCCCCGTCATCGCGCCCCTCGACAAGGTGGATCCCGCCCTTCGCCGCGGGGACTCCGCCCGCGTGGAAGTGGTGGTGCGCACGCGCAAGGTGGGCCACTTCTTCCCGGGCGGGACGGTGGATGCCCCCGACGTGTGGGTGGAGCTTGAGGCCGTGGACAGCAACGGAAAGACGATCTTCCACAGCGGCCTGATGGAGGAGGGCGGCCCGGTAGAGCCGGGGGCGCACTTCTACCGCAGCCTGCTCCTCGACGAGCACGGCCACCCTATCAACAAGCGCAATGCCTGGATGGCGCGGTCGGTGGCCTACGTGCGCCTCATCCCGCCGGGGGCGGCCGACACCGTCCACTACCGGCTGCGGATTCCCGACGATTGCGGGGACCGCGTCACCCTGAAGGCCCGGGTGAACTACCGCAAGTTCTCCTGGTGGAACACCCACTGGTCGTTCGCGGGGGTGCGCGACCCGGCCCAGCCCGCCTTCTCCCTCACCCCTAGTCACGACGACGGACGCTGGCTCTTCACTGGCGACACCGCCCAGGTGTCCGGGCAGATCAAGGCCATCCCCGACATCCCCATCACCGTGATGGCCTCCGCCGAGGCCTCCCTTCGGATCCTGCCCCGGAACGCGCCCCCCCCGGCGATGAAGCCCCTCCTCGACCGCTCCGTGCGCGAGCGCTGGAACGACTACGGCATCGGCCTGCTCCTGCAGGGGGACATCAAGGGCGCGGAAGCGGCCTTCCTCGGCGTCACGGAGATGGAGCCGGAGTACGCAGACGGCTGGGTGAACGTCGGGCGGGCGCGGGTGCAGGAGGGGAACATGGCAGGGGCGGAGGAGATCCTGCGAAAGGCCCTGGCCGTGGACCCCGGTCTGGCCAAGACCCATTTTTTCCTCGGCACCGTTCTGAAAGCTCTGGGGCGCTATGACGAGGCCCTTGGGCACCTGCAGGCGGCGGGCGCGCAGTACCCCCGCGACCGGGTGGTGCGGAACCAGTCCGGGCGGGTGCTCTTCCTCAAGCGGCGGTATGGGGAGGCCATCGCCGAGTTTCAGAAGGTCCTCGCCATCGACCCCGAGGATCTGCAGGCCCACTACAACCTCATGCTGTGTTATCAAGGATTGGGAGACGCGACCATGGCCAAGAAGGAGGAGGCGCTCTACCAGCGCTTCAAGGCGGACGAGTCGGCGCAGTTCATCACCGGACCCTATCGACAGCTCCATCCCGAGGACAACAACGAGCGCCAGCAGATTCACGAGCACGGCTCGGCGGCTCCGCGTCCCGCGCCGTCCTCCTATCCCCTTCGCCCGCCTTCGCGCACCGCGGACGCGGCCAGGGGCGGGAAGTGA
- a CDS encoding aldose epimerase family protein, which yields MPSGPPGPPHTLTNAAGAEVTIGELGGVIRSLRVPDRRGHVADVVLGFDSEGDYALAGPAFGGIVGRYANRIAKGRFTLEGVEHRLSVNDGENHLHGGLRGFGRVRWASQAVRTAEGPGVRLTYASRDGEEGYPGDLAVTVLYTLSEASELWIRYEAVTNKDTVLNLTSHPYFNLAGEGEGDILDHELTIEADRYTPVGPGLIPTGVLAPVAGTPLDFRKPMAIGARIGVDDPQLALGRGYDHNFVLNGQAGTLRRAASVWEPRRGRVLEVLTSEPGLQFYSGNGLKGSPVGKAGKRYLGRSGFCLETQHFPDSPNQPEFPSTRLKPGQKYETTTVYKFSTDRAG from the coding sequence ATGCCGAGCGGGCCGCCCGGACCTCCGCACACCCTGACAAACGCGGCTGGAGCCGAGGTCACGATCGGCGAACTGGGCGGGGTCATCCGCTCCCTGCGCGTTCCTGATCGCCGCGGCCACGTGGCCGACGTCGTGCTCGGCTTCGACTCCGAGGGCGACTATGCGCTAGCGGGCCCCGCCTTCGGAGGCATCGTGGGCCGCTACGCGAACCGCATCGCCAAGGGACGCTTCACGCTCGAGGGCGTGGAGCACCGTCTCTCCGTCAACGACGGAGAGAACCATCTGCACGGCGGGCTCCGGGGCTTTGGGCGGGTCCGCTGGGCATCCCAAGCGGTCCGGACCGCTGAGGGTCCTGGCGTGCGTCTGACCTACGCGAGCCGGGACGGCGAGGAGGGCTATCCGGGGGACCTCGCCGTGACTGTGCTCTACACGCTGAGCGAGGCCAGCGAGCTCTGGATCCGCTACGAGGCCGTCACCAATAAGGATACCGTCTTGAACCTCACCAGCCACCCCTACTTCAACCTGGCCGGAGAGGGGGAGGGGGACATCCTCGATCACGAGTTGACGATCGAGGCCGACCGCTACACTCCCGTGGGGCCCGGCCTCATTCCTACCGGCGTCCTCGCCCCCGTGGCCGGCACCCCCCTGGACTTCAGGAAGCCGATGGCGATCGGGGCCCGCATCGGGGTCGACGATCCGCAGCTGGCCCTCGGACGAGGCTACGATCACAATTTCGTCCTGAACGGCCAAGCGGGCACGCTCCGCCGCGCGGCTTCGGTGTGGGAGCCCCGCCGCGGCCGGGTGCTGGAGGTGCTCACCTCCGAGCCGGGGCTGCAGTTCTACTCCGGGAACGGCCTTAAGGGGTCCCCGGTCGGCAAGGCCGGGAAGCGCTACCTCGGGCGCTCCGGATTCTGCCTCGAGACCCAGCACTTCCCGGACTCTCCCAACCAGCCGGAGTTCCCGAGCACGCGGCTCAAGCCCGGTCAGAAGTACGAGACCACCACCGTCTACAAGTTCTCCACGGACCGCGCGGGCTGA
- a CDS encoding substrate-binding domain-containing protein, with amino-acid sequence MNLRFPIFWGLSGLLLVACGGAGPASAPATAKYRFAVIPKSLDLPVFNYAKVGAERAAAALGNVEIIWRASETADQLRQKEILESFITQRVDGIAISCTNGDFLTDTINKAVESGIPVVTWDADAPKSKRIAFYGVDDFASGKIMGEQTAKLLGDKGTVAIITSLGAENLRRRLEGVQESLQGHPGIKVVEVFDIKEDAVRCVEIIATATNKYSDLGAWISVGGWPVFTRNALAPVNPARTKFVSFDTIPPAPEIMRAGKVQVLIGQKYFGWGSEPVRLLAGIKAGKPPAKSVMDSGVDVVTPENLEAYVAEWAKLEKN; translated from the coding sequence ATGAACCTGCGCTTTCCGATTTTCTGGGGCCTGTCGGGGTTGCTGCTCGTGGCCTGCGGTGGGGCCGGGCCGGCGTCGGCCCCGGCGACGGCCAAGTACCGCTTCGCGGTGATCCCGAAGTCGCTGGACCTGCCCGTCTTCAACTACGCCAAGGTCGGCGCGGAGCGGGCCGCGGCCGCCCTGGGCAACGTGGAGATCATCTGGCGCGCCTCGGAGACCGCCGACCAGCTCCGCCAGAAGGAGATCCTGGAGTCATTCATCACCCAGCGCGTGGACGGCATCGCGATCTCCTGCACGAACGGCGACTTCCTGACCGACACCATCAACAAGGCGGTGGAGTCCGGGATCCCCGTGGTGACCTGGGACGCCGACGCGCCCAAGTCCAAGCGCATCGCCTTCTACGGGGTCGACGACTTCGCCTCCGGCAAGATCATGGGGGAGCAGACGGCCAAGCTGCTGGGCGACAAGGGGACGGTGGCCATCATCACGAGCCTGGGGGCGGAGAATCTCCGCCGCCGCCTAGAGGGCGTGCAGGAGTCGCTCCAGGGCCATCCCGGGATCAAGGTGGTGGAGGTCTTCGACATCAAGGAAGACGCGGTTCGCTGCGTCGAGATCATCGCCACCGCGACCAACAAGTACAGCGACCTGGGGGCCTGGATCTCGGTGGGCGGCTGGCCGGTGTTCACCCGCAACGCCCTCGCCCCCGTGAATCCCGCGCGCACCAAGTTCGTCAGCTTCGACACCATCCCCCCCGCGCCCGAGATCATGCGGGCGGGCAAGGTCCAGGTCCTGATTGGCCAGAAGTACTTCGGATGGGGCAGCGAGCCGGTCCGGCTTCTGGCCGGGATCAAGGCGGGCAAGCCGCCCGCCAAGAGCGTCATGGACTCGGGAGTGGACGTGGTGACGCCCGAGAACCTGGAGGCGTACGTCGCCGAGTGGGCCAAGCTCGAAAAGAACTAG
- a CDS encoding ABC transporter permease: MGRLLRVRELGTLLILLLEMAFFGWYLWPAGGRPHPFLNAANTVLILKYSSIYGISAIGAAMVIISGGIDLAPGAVIALSGVVTGQLYVVSGWPLLSSTLAGLLVGVVAGGITSALVVLVRLPPFIATLGVMGISRGLAFIITEGRYFDVSSRLPAGFRPLGLPPDWLAPIVMVALALLFHVFMKSYQGGRAVFALGGNETAAHFSGIRVGRVKTVVYVAAGVLASVSGVILTLVLGQGKADLATGYELDIIASAVVGGASLSGGRGSVLGAVLGTLIFGVLRNALPQIPGATFYDRLIVGLAVVGIVVMDQLIAKKGA; this comes from the coding sequence ATGGGGAGGCTGCTGAGGGTCCGCGAGCTGGGCACCCTGCTCATCCTCCTCCTGGAGATGGCGTTCTTCGGCTGGTACCTCTGGCCCGCGGGCGGTCGGCCCCATCCCTTCCTGAACGCCGCCAACACGGTCTTGATCCTGAAGTACTCGTCGATCTACGGCATCTCCGCCATTGGCGCGGCCATGGTGATCATTTCCGGGGGCATCGACCTCGCCCCGGGCGCGGTGATCGCGCTCTCGGGGGTGGTGACCGGCCAGCTCTACGTGGTGTCGGGTTGGCCGCTGCTCTCCTCGACCCTGGCCGGGCTCCTGGTGGGAGTGGTGGCGGGCGGGATCACTTCCGCGCTGGTGGTCCTGGTCCGGCTGCCCCCCTTCATCGCCACCCTGGGCGTGATGGGAATCAGCCGCGGCCTGGCCTTCATCATCACCGAGGGGCGCTATTTCGACGTCTCCAGCCGGCTCCCCGCGGGCTTCCGCCCCCTGGGGCTTCCCCCCGACTGGTTGGCGCCGATCGTGATGGTGGCCCTGGCCCTCCTCTTCCACGTCTTCATGAAGAGCTACCAGGGGGGCCGCGCCGTGTTCGCCCTGGGCGGCAACGAGACGGCCGCCCATTTCTCCGGAATCCGCGTGGGGCGCGTCAAGACCGTGGTCTACGTTGCCGCGGGAGTGCTGGCCTCCGTCTCGGGCGTGATCCTGACCCTGGTCCTGGGGCAGGGGAAGGCCGATCTCGCCACCGGCTACGAGCTGGACATCATCGCCTCCGCCGTGGTGGGCGGAGCCAGCCTCTCCGGTGGGCGGGGGTCCGTCCTGGGGGCGGTGCTGGGCACGCTGATCTTCGGCGTGCTCCGCAACGCGCTGCCCCAGATCCCGGGCGCGACCTTCTATGACCGGCTCATCGTGGGCCTGGCCGTGGTGGGCATCGTGGTCATGGACCAGTTGATCGCCAAGAAAGGAGCCTGA
- a CDS encoding sugar ABC transporter ATP-binding protein translates to MGGLEFREVAKSFGAVRALRGVSFAVERAEAHALVGENGAGKSTLMKVLAGILRPDSGELLWEGERLDLATPRHALDHGIGMVYQEQVLFPNLSVSENIFAGRELTDGRGRLRNAEMRARTGELIEELHLTVRPDEEAGSLSTAQRQLLQIARALAFDCRILILDEPTTCLTDAETADLFRILERLRTRGVTLLYVSHKLPEIFRLCDRITVLRDGGHVGSFARSAVTAPDIVRAMVGRDLESASGLREVDHAAPPVLEVDGLTRRPWFEGVSLVVRRGEIVGLFGLVGSGRSELLETLFGVRPSAAGGVRFQGAPLHVRSPVAAVRAGIALAPEDRQRQGLFFNLSARDNMVMARELASGRWRIDAQGEAEASSRMQEDLEIKAPSLEATPDRLSGGNQQKLMLARWLLTRPRLLMLDEPTKGVDVGAKYEIHETVRAQAAAGVACLLVSSDLPEVLALAHRIVVMREGRIQGELKAAEATEEGVMRLATAVRH, encoded by the coding sequence ATGGGCGGCCTCGAGTTCCGCGAGGTCGCGAAGTCCTTCGGGGCGGTGAGGGCCCTGCGCGGAGTCAGCTTCGCGGTGGAACGGGCGGAGGCCCACGCCCTGGTGGGCGAGAACGGGGCCGGCAAGTCCACCCTGATGAAGGTGCTGGCCGGCATCCTGCGTCCCGATTCGGGCGAGCTGCTCTGGGAAGGCGAGCGGCTCGACCTGGCCACCCCTCGCCACGCCCTGGACCATGGCATCGGCATGGTGTACCAGGAGCAGGTCCTCTTTCCCAACTTGAGCGTCAGCGAGAACATCTTCGCGGGGCGCGAGCTCACGGACGGCCGGGGCCGGCTGCGCAACGCCGAGATGCGGGCGCGCACGGGCGAGCTGATCGAGGAGCTCCACCTCACGGTCCGGCCGGACGAGGAGGCGGGCTCTCTGAGCACCGCCCAGCGCCAGCTCCTGCAGATCGCCCGCGCGCTGGCCTTTGACTGCCGGATCCTGATCCTGGACGAGCCGACGACGTGCCTCACGGACGCCGAGACCGCCGACCTCTTCAGGATCCTGGAGCGTCTGCGCACCCGCGGCGTCACCCTCCTTTACGTCTCCCACAAGCTCCCCGAGATATTCCGCCTGTGCGATCGGATCACGGTCCTGCGCGACGGCGGCCACGTGGGCAGCTTCGCCCGCTCCGCGGTGACCGCGCCCGACATCGTGCGCGCCATGGTGGGGCGCGACCTAGAGTCCGCGTCCGGCCTCCGCGAGGTCGACCACGCCGCTCCGCCCGTGCTGGAGGTCGACGGGCTGACGCGACGTCCCTGGTTCGAGGGGGTCTCGCTCGTAGTGCGGCGGGGTGAGATCGTGGGGCTCTTCGGGCTGGTCGGCTCCGGTCGGAGCGAGCTTCTGGAGACGCTGTTCGGCGTGCGCCCCTCCGCGGCGGGGGGGGTCCGCTTTCAGGGCGCGCCCCTCCACGTCCGGAGCCCGGTCGCCGCCGTGCGCGCGGGGATCGCCCTCGCCCCCGAGGATCGCCAGCGCCAGGGGCTGTTCTTCAATCTCAGCGCCCGCGACAACATGGTGATGGCGCGCGAGCTGGCGAGCGGGCGCTGGCGCATCGACGCCCAGGGGGAGGCGGAGGCCAGCTCCAGGATGCAGGAGGACCTAGAGATCAAGGCCCCTAGCCTGGAGGCCACCCCCGACCGCCTGAGCGGCGGCAACCAGCAGAAGCTGATGCTGGCGCGCTGGCTGCTCACGCGTCCACGGCTGCTGATGCTGGACGAGCCGACCAAGGGAGTGGACGTGGGCGCCAAGTACGAGATCCACGAGACCGTGCGCGCGCAGGCGGCGGCGGGGGTGGCCTGCCTCCTGGTGTCCAGCGACCTGCCCGAGGTGCTGGCCCTCGCCCACCGCATCGTGGTCATGCGGGAGGGGCGGATCCAGGGCGAGCTAAAGGCGGCGGAGGCGACGGAGGAGGGCGTCATGCGCCTCGCCACCGCCGTCCGCCACTGA
- a CDS encoding beta-galactosidase yields the protein MSPAASKRSRGPGRAGASPSADLSRRFFLQGALGAASWLAFPRRLVAAPSPGATGAAAPSTDLYPPIIPRYPHILHGGDWNPDQWLDEPAVLEEDFRLMEEAGCNTFSVGIFAWSHLEPEEGRFEFGWLDRVMDGLAARGFNAFLATPSGAKPRWMSEKYPEVRRVDAEGRREPHGHRHNHCFTSPVYREKVGIINAKLAQRYASHRALALWHISNEYNGACYCDYCLDAFRTWLKARYPSLDALNRAWWSSFWSQTFQSWAQIDPRATPLDGMLLDWDRFVTHQTVDFMRHEVLPLKAAAPHVPVTTNMMGTFMGLDYARFTGICDRMAWDAYPTLHGDESWRQVPGLSFIHDLYRSLKGGLPFILMESTPSSTNWFQTPALKPPGQHRQEMLLAIGHGADTAMYFQWRKGRGGYEKFHGAVVDHEGSDRTRVFQDVAGVGALLRKLDAVVGTTVRPEVAVIHDWEARWALSHSQGPRRSRDGAGRFDKEYVTTAIDHYRPFWKLGVPVDVVESLAPFDRYRLLVAPMLFLLKPGVGERLKAFVSGGGTLLLTYLSGVVNENNLVWRGGGPGGGLRELAGVWAEEIDALYPNPPQRIVPAGGNPLGLAGEHPVREYCERIHPEGARVLATYKTDFYAGEPCLTVNRVGSGRVYYLAARPAEEAFHDALAEALLRDLKVSRCLDVLLPEGVTVQKRVGGGRTFLFLHNFKNAPQSLSLATARLRDLSDGRLVTGELTLPAHASLVGELA from the coding sequence TTGAGCCCAGCGGCGTCGAAGCGGAGCCGCGGGCCCGGGAGGGCGGGGGCGTCTCCCTCCGCCGACCTCTCGCGTCGTTTCTTCCTCCAAGGAGCGCTGGGCGCCGCCTCCTGGCTGGCGTTTCCCCGCCGCTTAGTCGCTGCCCCGTCCCCCGGGGCGACGGGCGCGGCGGCCCCGTCGACGGATCTTTACCCGCCGATCATCCCCCGCTATCCGCACATCCTGCACGGCGGCGATTGGAATCCCGACCAGTGGCTCGATGAGCCGGCCGTCCTCGAGGAGGACTTCCGCCTGATGGAGGAGGCCGGTTGCAACACGTTCTCGGTCGGCATCTTCGCCTGGAGCCATCTCGAGCCCGAGGAGGGGCGCTTCGAGTTCGGATGGCTTGATCGCGTCATGGACGGGCTCGCCGCGCGCGGCTTCAACGCGTTCCTCGCCACCCCCTCCGGAGCCAAGCCCCGTTGGATGTCCGAGAAGTATCCGGAGGTGCGCCGCGTCGACGCCGAAGGCCGGCGCGAACCCCATGGTCACCGCCACAACCACTGCTTCACCTCGCCCGTGTACCGAGAAAAGGTGGGGATCATCAATGCCAAGCTGGCTCAGCGGTACGCCTCCCACCGGGCCCTCGCCCTCTGGCATATATCGAACGAGTACAACGGCGCCTGCTACTGCGACTACTGCCTGGACGCGTTCCGCACTTGGCTAAAGGCGCGCTACCCGAGCCTAGATGCGCTCAACCGCGCCTGGTGGAGCTCCTTCTGGAGCCAGACCTTCCAATCCTGGGCACAGATCGACCCCCGCGCCACCCCTCTGGACGGCATGCTCCTGGACTGGGACCGCTTCGTCACGCACCAGACCGTCGACTTCATGCGCCACGAGGTCTTACCCCTGAAAGCGGCCGCTCCTCATGTGCCCGTGACCACCAACATGATGGGGACGTTCATGGGGCTCGACTACGCCCGCTTCACCGGGATCTGCGACCGGATGGCCTGGGATGCCTACCCGACGCTGCACGGGGACGAGTCCTGGCGCCAGGTGCCCGGGCTTTCCTTCATCCACGATCTCTACCGCAGCCTGAAGGGCGGGCTGCCCTTCATCCTTATGGAGTCCACGCCGAGCAGCACGAACTGGTTCCAGACCCCGGCCCTAAAGCCGCCCGGCCAGCATCGCCAGGAGATGCTCCTCGCCATCGGCCACGGCGCCGACACCGCTATGTATTTCCAGTGGCGGAAGGGGCGGGGCGGCTACGAGAAGTTCCACGGCGCCGTCGTGGACCACGAAGGGTCGGACCGGACGCGCGTGTTCCAGGATGTGGCCGGGGTGGGGGCGTTGCTCCGCAAGCTGGACGCTGTCGTCGGCACCACCGTGCGTCCGGAGGTGGCGGTGATCCACGACTGGGAGGCGCGCTGGGCCCTCTCCCATTCGCAAGGCCCGCGACGGAGCCGCGACGGAGCCGGTCGCTTCGACAAGGAGTACGTGACCACCGCCATCGACCACTACCGGCCATTCTGGAAGCTCGGAGTGCCGGTCGACGTGGTGGAGAGCCTGGCCCCCTTCGATCGCTATCGGCTGCTGGTGGCGCCCATGCTGTTCCTGCTGAAGCCCGGGGTGGGGGAGCGGCTCAAGGCTTTCGTGAGCGGGGGGGGGACGCTGCTCCTGACTTATCTCTCCGGGGTGGTGAACGAGAACAACCTGGTGTGGCGGGGCGGCGGGCCGGGAGGGGGTCTCAGGGAGCTGGCCGGCGTCTGGGCGGAGGAGATCGACGCGCTCTACCCCAATCCCCCGCAACGGATCGTGCCCGCGGGCGGGAACCCGCTCGGCCTCGCCGGCGAGCACCCGGTGCGGGAGTACTGCGAGCGCATCCATCCCGAAGGGGCACGGGTGCTGGCCACTTACAAGACCGACTTCTACGCGGGGGAGCCCTGCCTGACCGTGAACCGGGTGGGATCCGGACGCGTGTACTACCTGGCCGCGCGGCCGGCGGAGGAGGCCTTCCACGACGCCTTGGCCGAGGCCCTCCTGCGGGACCTCAAGGTCTCTCGCTGTCTTGACGTGCTCCTTCCCGAGGGGGTCACGGTGCAGAAACGCGTGGGGGGAGGGCGGACCTTCCTGTTCCTGCACAACTTCAAGAACGCTCCGCAATCCTTGTCCCTGGCCACGGCTCGCCTCCGCGACCTCTCCGACGGCCGCCTGGTGACGGGCGAGCTGACCCTCCCCGCTCATGCCTCGTTGGTGGGGGAGCTTGCCTGA